In a genomic window of Quercus lobata isolate SW786 chromosome 4, ValleyOak3.0 Primary Assembly, whole genome shotgun sequence:
- the LOC115987406 gene encoding vacuolar cation/proton exchanger 3-like — MDNYNDDTTPIVPIHYNLEMGSLDERAVIEFEDESLVSPAAASISTNKSSFHEITHISAATSAKNYKQHMRNSVIDSIKIVIFSAKINILMPLGPLAILVDKMSGSHGWVFFLSLLGIIPLAERLGYATEQLACFTGPIVGGLLNATFGNITELIISIYALKSGMIRVVQQSLLGSILSNMLLVLGCAFFSGGIVFYEKEQVFDKATASVDSGLLLMAVMGLLFPAVLHSTHTELHFGKSELALSRFSSCIMLVAYASYLAYQLKRQKNQYIPVDGGENQTEEGSDDEEAPEISMWESIIWLSILTAWVSFLSEYLVNAIEGASASLKIPVAFISVILLPIVGNAAEHAGAVMFAMKDKLDISLGVAIGSSTQIAMFGIPFCVVAGWVMGRPMDLNFQLFETATLFITVLVVAFMVQDGTSNYLKGLMLVLCYLIVAASFFVHIDPSSIADKPPKPSH, encoded by the exons ATGGATAACTATAACGACGATACAACGCCAATTGTTCCGATCCATTACAATTTGGAG ATGGGGTCCTTAGATGAAAGAGCAGTGATTGAATTTGAGGATGAGAGCCTAGTTAGTCCGGCTGCTGCATCAATTTCTACAAACAAAAGTTCTTTTCATGAGATTACACATATATCTGCTGCTACttcagcaaaaaattataaacaacacATGAGGAATAGTGTGATCGATAGCATCAAGATCGTAATTTTCTCAGCCAAAATCAACATACTCATGCCACTTGGCCCTCTAGCAATCTTGGTTGATAAAATGTCTGGCAGTCAT GGTTGGGTCTTCTTTTTAAGCTTATTGGGTATTATACCTTTGGCTGAACGTCTAGGTTATGCTACAGA GCAGCTGGCTTGCTTTACTGGACCAATAG TTGGAGGTCTTCTAAATGCTACTTTCGGAAATATTACAGAATTGATAATATCAATTTATGCATTGAAGAGTGGCATGATACGTGTTGTTCAACAGTCATTACTGGGCTCAATTTTGTCTAACATGTTGTTGGTGCTTGGATGCGCATTTTTCAGTGGTGGAATTGTGTTTTATGAGAAGGAACAAGTGTTCGATAAG GCAACTGCTTCAGTGGACTCTGGTTTGCTGTTAATGGCAGTCATGGGCCTACTATTTCCTGCTGTCCTTCATTCTACACACACAGAGTTACATTTTGGGAAGTCAGAGTTAGCTCTTTCAAGGTTTAGTAGTTGTATTATGCTTGTGGCATATGCTTCCTATCTTGCTTATCAACTGAAGAGGCAGAAGAATCAATACATTCCAGTTGATGGG GGAGAGAATCAGACTGAAGAAGGTTCGGATGATGAAGAAGCTCCTGAAATCTCTATGTGGGAATCAATAATATGGCTATCTATTTTGACTGCATGGGTTTCATTCCTCTCAGAATATTTAGTTAATGCCATAGAG GGGGCATCTGCTTCACTAAAAATCCCAGTAGCATTTATCAGTGTTATTTTGCTCCCAATTGTTGGGAATGCAGCAGAGCATGCAGGTGCCGTTATGTTTGCCATGAAAGACAAGCTT GATATATCTTTGGGAGTGGCAATAGGCTCATCAACACAGATAGCTATGTTTGGG ATTCCCTTTTGTGTGGTCGCTGGTTGGGTCATGGGGCGTCCCATGGACttaaattttcaactttttgagACAGCTACACTTTTTATAACTGTTCTGGTGGTAGCCTTCATGGTGCAG GATGGAACTTCTAATTACTTAAAAGGACTAATGCTCGTTCTTTGCTACCTAATAGTTGCTGCAAGTTTCTTTGTACATATAGACCCTTCTTCAATTG CGGATAAGCCCCCTAAACCAAGTCATTGA